The stretch of DNA GAGCGGGCACCGGCATACAACAGTACTGACTTGGCCGACTGACCACCACGGAAGCAACAAAAAAGCGGCTTGAGGCCGCACGCCCAGATGCGCACCGTGACCCGCGATTTGCCCGTGCGATCTGTGTCTCGGCGGGATCAGATCGGGGGCCGCACGGCACGGAGCCAGGCGGGAGATAGGCTAAGCTACGCCAGGGAGGCGACGGGATCGGTCgggggcggaggaggaggaggccttGACCCGGGATTGGAACTTAACCAGCCCCGACGAAAATCGAACCACACGAATTCACCCCGATTCCGCGGGGGATTTCGGGCGCGGCGAGCCGGATCTAGCGACGACGGGGACGAATCGATCGAACTTGGTGGATCGCGCGATTAGGGCCACGTACCTTGGGttggcggcggaggaggaggacggggtTGGTCGCCGGGGAGGGGAAGAAGACCAAGACCAAGAGCGGGGGGCGGGCGTGGGAGCCCACGTATATGCACACACGGGCTGTAGTTGGCTACAGTGCCACGCGTGCGCTGAGGTGGCCGCATGGGTCAGGACGGCTAAGCTGGCTTCCACGTTGGCCAGCGAAcgtcttttttttttttttttagtAAAGTAATAGCACTGCAAGTCCTATGATTTGTTCCGGATGGGCAACTATTTTGTTTTGAgtgaaaaataaaaaaggaaagaGTTTGAATGAAAGATGATCCATCAGTCTTTATTGATGATAGAAGTGGGCTATTTATACCCAGACGGAAGTACACATGGTGCTTGGCGGTCAAGTAAACACATAGTTACTTGAGAGTCAAGAAATTACATAGTTACCTTGAGAGTCAAGGAAGTACATGGTTGCTTGAGAACTAAGCAACCTATCTAACAATTAATTTAATCCTAATTAGCTTAATTGTAAGCAACTATTCTATTCTTAACATATTTGATCCTAAAACTTGTCCTCTATATGCAAATTTGCAGCCAACTGGACCGAGCGGGTCGACGCTGTGCATTTTACAATAAACCCCCTGCCTTTTATTTATTTCAACCCGCAGTTCACGGGTTGAGCACAATCGGGCGGCGCTGTCATGGACCTGCATCAAAGTCGACGAGTCGCAGAGCTCACCGGGCACTGAGGCGGGTGACGTGGCCTCCAGCCCATCGCCTCGCCAGTCCTGGACAGCCACAACGACCTTGCCTCCGCGTTCGGCTGTGAGCCGCGCCAACATTGCCATAGCCATTATTGTACGTTTGCGTGTCCATTTGCGCGTCATTGAACGGGTGTACCTACACGGCACCGGCGGGTCGACGGCCCTGGGCAGCGGGCTTGGGGTGGTTGTGCGTGTCCTTGTAGATGATCTCCATGATGTGGCCCTCGTGCGAACGCTCCACCTTCTTCTTCACCTGGCAGCTGGGGTGCGTGCACTTGTAGTAGCTTTGCGGGTACTCGTTGTGCTTCACCTGCTTTTGCCTGTACTTCCTCCAACTGTATCTGTCCTCGGTTGGCGCTGGTGGGCCGTGGTCGGGAGGCGACGCGTTGTTGTTGCCGCCTGCAGTGGCACTGTCAGCTACGAGACGGTTGCGCTTGTTGTTGCGATCATGGTAGCTGCGcttccaatcactgccaccaagctacaagagcttcgtgatgaactataatatgcaagggatggacaagacaattcctgagctcttcgcaatgctaaaggctgcggaggtagaaatcaagaaggagcatcaagtgttgatggtcaacaagaccactagtttcaagaaaaagggcaaagggaagaagaaggggaacttcaagaagaacagcaagcaagttgctgctcaggagaagaaacctaaatctggacctaagcctgaaactgaatgtttctactgcaagcagactggtcactggaagcggaactgccccaagtatttgacggataagaaggatggcaatgtgaacaaaggtatatgtgatatacatgttattgatgtgtaccttactagagctcgcagtagcacctgggtatttgatactggttatgttgctaatatttgcaactcgaaacagggactacggattaagcgaacattggcgaaggacgaggtaacgatgcgcgtgggaaatggttccaaagtcgatgtgatcgcggtcggcacgctacctctacatctaccttcgggattagtattagacctaaataattgttatttggtgccagcgttgagcatgaacattatatctggatcttgtttgatgcgagacggttattcatttaaatcagagaataatggttgttctatttatatgagtaatatcttttatggtcatgcacccttgaagagtggtctatttttgatgaatctcgatagtagtgatacacatattcataatgttgaaaccaaaagatgcagagttgataatgatagtgcaacttatttgtggcactgccatttaggtcatatcggtgtaaagcgtaTGAAGAAACtacatactgatggacttttgaaaccacttgattatgaatcacttggtacttgtgaaccgtgcctcatgggcaacatgactaaaacgccgttcttcggtactatggagagagcaacagatttgttagaaatcatacatacagatgtatgtggtccgatgaatgttgaggctcgtggcggatatcgttattttctcaccttcacagatgatttaagcagatatgggtatatctacttaatgaagcataagtctgaaacatttgaaaagttcaaagaatttcagagtgaagttgaaaatcatcgtaacaagaaaataaagtttttatgatctgatcgtggaggagcatatttgagttacgagtttggtctatatttgaaacaatgcggaatagtttcacaactcacgccacccggaacaccacagcgtaatggtgtgtccgaacgtcgtaatcgtatttactagatatggtgcgatctatgatgtctcttacaaatttaccgctatcgttttggggttatgctttagagacggacgcattcacgttaaatagggcaccatcaaaattcattgaaacgacgccttatgaactgtggtttggcaagaaaccaaagttgtcgtttctgaaagtttggggctgcaatgcttatgtgaaaaaacttcaacctgataagctcgaacccaaatcggagaaatgtgtcttcataggatacccaaaggagactactgggtacaccttctatcacagatccgaaggcaagacattcgttgctaagaatggatcctttctggagaaggagtttctctcgaaagaagtgagtgggaggaaagtggaacttgatgaggtaactgtacctgctcccttattggaaagtagtaaatcagagaaaccggtttctgtgacacctacagcaattagtgaggaagctaatgatgatgatcatgaaacttcaggtcaagttactaccgaacctcgtagatcaaccagagtaagatccgcaccagagtggtacggtaatcctgttctggaagtcatgctactagatcatgatgaacctacgaactatggagaagcgatggtgagcccagattccgcaaaatggctagaagccatgaaatctgagatgggatccatgtatgagaccaaagtgtggactttggttgacttgcccgatgatcggcaagcaattgagaataaatggatcttcaagcagaagaagactgacgctgacggtaatgttactgtctacaaagctcgacttgttgcgaaaggttttcgacaagttcaagggattgactacgatgaggccttctcacccgtagtgatgcttaagtctgtccaaatcatgttagcaattgccgcattttatgattatgaaatttggcagatggatgtcaaaactgcattcctgaatggatttctgaaagaagagttgtatatgatgcaaccagaaggttttgtcgatccaaagggagctaacaaaatatgcaaactccagcgatccatttatggactggtgcaagcctcttggagttggaatagatgctttgatagtgtgatcaaagcatttggttttatatagacttttggagaagcatgtatttacaagaaagtgagtgggagctctgtagcatttctgatattatatgtggatgacatattactaattggaaatgatatagaatttctggatagcataaagggatacttgaataagagtttttcaatgaaagacctcggtgaagctgcttacatattgggcattaagatctatagagatagatcaagacgcttaactggactttcacaaagcacataccttgacaaagttttgaaaaagttcaaaatggatcaagcaaagaaagggttcttgcctgtgttacaaggtgtgaagttgagtaagactcaatgtccgaccaccgcagaagatagagagaaaatgaaagatgttccctatgcttcagctataggctctatcatgtatgcaatgctgtgtaccagacctgatgtgtgccttgctataagtctagcagggaggtaccaaagtaatccaggagtggatcactggacagcggtcaagaacatcctgaagtacctgaaaaggactaaggatatgtttctcgtatatggcggtgacaaagagctcatcgtaaatggttacgttgatgcaagctttgacactgatccggatgattctaaatcgcaaaccggatacgtgtttacattgaacggtggagctgtcagttggtgcagttctaaacaaagcgtcgtggcgggatctacatgtgaagcggagtacatagctgcttcggaagcagcaaatgaaggagtctggatgaaggagttcatatccgatctaggtgtcctacctagtgcatcgggtccaatgaaaatcttttatgacaatactggtacaattgccttggcgaaggaatctagatttcacaagagaaccaagcacatcaagagacgcttcaattccattcgggatttagtccaagtgggagacatggaaatttgcaagatacatacgtatctgaatgttgcagacccgctgactaagcctcttccataagcaaaacatgatcaacaccaaggctccatgggtgttagaatcattactgtgtaatctagattattgactgtagtgcaagtgggagactgaaggaaatatgccctagaggcaataataaagttattatttatttccttatatcatgataaatgttcattattcatgctagaattgtattaaccggaaacataatacttgtgtgaatacatagacaaacagagtgtcactagtatgccatTGACTCACCCCCTTGGAACCGTGACAGAAGTCTGACACAGTAATACGTGCACTAAATCGCTATCCTGCGGTGGGCATCTCGAGGGAAAACAGTAAAATCGAAAAATAGCAACAAAAATCAAAATAATCTGAAATTTTAGAGCATCGAAGATACTTTGGTGCGCAAGACACGTGCAAAATTTTGTGGTGTTTTGATATTCCAGTAGCTCGTGGAAAACAAAAAACTATAAATTTGTACATcagtgaacagtaaattcaaaataaatagcaaaaaaattcAAAGCGGTATGAATTTTTTTGGCATAAAAGAGGCTTGGGTGCCCAACGTCCGTGCAAATTTTCGTGATGTTTGGGTATTGTACGAACTCTGACAAAAAGAAACAAAATTTGGCTGAGATTTTTTTTTAAAGTGcgctattttgttttttctttttggcTAGAGCTCCTCGTATGTCATTTGAtcacaaaattttgcatgcatcTTGCGTACCTGAGCATCTTTGATGCCAAAATGTTTcatgtttttttgaatttttcttgCTATTTTTTAATTTACTGTTCACCGACGTACATATTTACAGTTTTTTGTTTGCCACGAGCTGCTTGAAATTCGAAACACCACGAAATTTTGCGAGGGTCTTGCGCACCAGATTATCTTCGATGCTgtaaaatttcagatttttttaattttgtttTGCTATTTTTTCGATTTTATTGTTCACTGATTTAATGTTCATCCCAGAGTAAAACCGCCCGAAGCGGCACGAGGGACGAAAATTATCCGGTTTTGATAGTTGAGGGAcgaaaactctccggtttatagtTGAGGGACGATTTCTAAACTCTCGAAAGAGTTCGAGAACGAAAAATATACTTATCCCTTTTTTAAATAGGGTGACTTTGTTCCAAAAATCGCAGCTAGGGGTACAAGAAAAATCGGAATTTATTAAAAAAAAGGAATCAAGGTGCAGGAGGGCCTAATCTACTAAGCCGTGGATGACTCTATCATCGTTTGTGCAGGTGTTCTGAACTTTGTCACTCCCTCCATTTCCTTATACAAGGCCACATACTCAAATTATAAGTACCAAGGGAAAAATTAATGGCTGCTTCGCAAGCCAACTTGTCTTCTTGTTTACCAGTTAATTAATAGGGCACATGCAAATTAGAggaaattgagtggacgtgagggggAAGTAGTTGAGAGTGTTCTTATCATCCACTGCATGCATCCGAGTAGTTAATTAAACCATGGGTTGCTACTACGAGACAATGTCATCAATCATTGGTAGCATGCTAAACTCTTGACAGTAAAATTCTCTATCTTAACCATGGTCAGTCAACATGATACTGTAATTTGTTTGGCTAGAAAATGATCAAAAGAGACATGAGCTTATTTTCTATTGAGTAGTCCAAGAAGGTCAAACATAGGGACATGGCAGGATGAAGAACATACTACAAGACTAGAATTTACTAGACGAGGAATGGTGCTTTCGATAGATTTTGTGATAGCCTACATGTAAAAACTGATGATATTTGGATGAATAGTGGTCATTGTCCGTAGTACTGAAGTAGCAGAATACCAGGTGGTTACGGGTAGGTCCTCAATGTGCGTTAAAACTTATGTCCGATGATTAGCCATGTGTAGGTACTGCCGGCATGTGCGGTTTATTTTTTGGCCATCTTAGGTTTGCTTTTATTTGTTGGACCCACAATTACAAATTGAAAAATAACGCCCCAAAACAACCGGACACTTATTCACATTGATAAGAAGTTTCGCCAAACCGCTGATATAACAGATGTGATGAGGAATTGATCCCGGACTTGATAGTAAATCGTCCTAGATACAAAGGGTATATATAGCAAGGGAGCACAATTGTCCGGTGGCAATGGCGGATTTAGGTTTCTAGCGATTTGTACGCAGTACCTAGTGTGCATGATGCATGGGCTGACCCATTCTCACTAATCCCCAATTAACCCCTCTTCTATTCTGCAGAAACATCCTCATTTAGCTTCCATTTAAGCTTGTTCATTTTTTACCCTGACTACCAGGAGGACAGAGCAGTAGCTGTAACATTCTGAACCATGCATGTCAATCTTCCTCTAAAAAAAGGAAGTACTATAAGAGAACCTTCTTTTAGAACTGATGAAAGGAAGCATCTCCACATTAGAATTTTCCATTCCATATGAAATCCCTACAGACTTCTTGTTTTCGAATGGGGATAAATGAACATTAGATGGCTGTGTGTTTTATAATACTCTGTACTTGAGGCCCCTCACTGCCAGTTTTCTCTACACATTACCTTTGAGGAGATTTTTTCTTATTTACAGAGCATTTGTGAATTATTTGTAATATCCTGTAAAGATGTCACGATCTGACCCCACTAAAAAGTTATGCATTATCTGCACAGTTGACTTGTATTTTCCATGACATGAACTTGCAGTTACTTCCACGGTTCGCAGGAGTTGAGATAGATGGTACTCTTGGCATCAGTTAAATAGGTGATGCAACGACGGTGGTGAAAGTCTGAGTAGTGTTGCAGGGCTTCGAGACTGAGATCTGGTCGTCAAAGCACCGGACTAAATTTCCAGCGGTGAAAATGAGGCGTATTGCAGAGAGTATGAGATGATTGAAACACGAGGGTCTTCTCCTCGCTTGATTTTCTTAAAATGTTTTGAAGATGAGTGAAAGAAAATTCCACACAAAATTCCTGTGGAAATTTAAACAAGCGTTAGAAAGTTGCTAGCTCCAAAAAAGGATGAAGTTCGGAAGATATCATGGAACATAACAGGGAAACAATGCCAATTGCGTCTTCAGGTGTCCTCTGTCACAGTTTGTGCGGGGATAATGTAATATGCTATTGATTTCCCATCAATTCTAGACTCTCTTTCAATCAATCAAACTTCTAAAAGCATGTAACACAGCGGGTTTGTCGTAGACGCTGTTGCCGCAATTTTTTGGTCTATATAGAAGTGAAGAACCTTGCTATTGATCCCCTTTCTTTTCTCTTCAAAACCAACACGTCCGGTCTTCATTTGGCTCGAATACTAGTCCGTTATTTCTTTTACAGAAAAAGGGGACAAAACCAAGGGGCAGTACAGCGCAAAGATCGCCTTTTGGTTGTGAAAACTGAAACTCAGAAGTAGCTGGTCTTTGCCTCTAGACTATCTCATCTTGCTGGTTTCTAGAGTATCGATCGCTTCGGCTTACGCTGTGGTATCCATAGAAATCGATCATTTCGGTCTCTCAGCTGATACGTCTATGATAGGAAACTTAACCAAATATCTGGTGTTTACAACCTGCAACATATGAGTTTTATTCCCATGCTAAAACTTGCATTCTGATGCGCTGCGACTCTTGGTTTGTTCCCCTGTTTTGTTTCGAAACATGGTTGCGAATTTATTTGTGGATACAGCTTTTAGTTCTGCAAGTGAAACAAGAATAAATTTTGATTCACGAGTGGTGATGCTGATACATTCTACAGCACTGAAGCTCCAACTAGTCTTGAACTAGGAGAAACAAAATTGCCAAGAAAAAATTTAGGCCCAAGGAGATTTTTGTGGACAGGTTGGAATCTGCCAATCTCACCACACCAATAACCGATTTTCCGCAAAAAAATCACTATCTCAGCAAATCATAGCAACAGAGAACATGAGAACCAAACCAACAAGAATGGCACACATTGATTCGCCATACAGGTAAGCAAAAGATGAGAAAGGAACTTGGTAAATGATTATGTGTTCTGTTTTGAAAAGAGGTTCCAGATTTATTTGCAAAAGCAGCAAGGACACAACTCTGATTCAGTTGTGGAGGTGAAACAAAAACAGATTTTTGATTTGCAAATGGGGGTGATGATGATACATTCTACAGCACCAAAAGGAGATTCATTTTTTGTCAGGGTCGGTAGGGCAGAATATGCCAATCTTGCCACCCCAAGAACCAATCTCGGCAAAATCATAGCAACAGTGAACATGATAACCAAACCAAGGAGAAGACGAGAAAGGAGACATGTAAATAGCATCCAAGTAGATGTATCTATAGAATCCAAATAGACATAAGAAATGTTATCATTACTACATAACTCCTCCACGGTGTACGATATGGTAAAAGAATCCCCTGTATCTTATGTTCTTCAGTATGAATGTCCCATGTTTATGGGTCGACGAACCCAGGCCTGACTCATGTATGCCTTCCCTTTCCACTCGGGTATTTAGTTGTCCTCCTACATGACATGCTGTTAAACAGCCTCATCTCGTAATCTTCAGTCAAAATTGGGCTGTCAACAGGCTATCTTCTACGCTGCTTCGATCCTCTTCTCGCCTCCGCTATGTGCCTCTCCATGTTGGCCTTCTCCCAGAGGCGCTTCATCACGAGATCCTCCTTCGTAAACTCATCTGGAACACACAAATATATGATCATCTGTCAGCGCTAATGGATTCAGACTCGAAGTTTAACGGTGCACTCGCTCAGTGACACAGCAAATAACTTGTGACGACGAAAATAACATCGGTAGCTACGCATTACTGTATGGTTCAACCAGCAATTCCTCAGTTCAACCAGTGTGACATTGGCAGTACTTTACTGGTACAACTACAACTACACTGCCAGACTACAATGAACAGATGGACAGTCCTTCAAGCATCTGCGTCCCTGTTGAACATCGAACTGGGCATGTACTGCAGCTCTTATACATGTCTGACAGGCACATTACATGTACATACTCATGCCCAATCTCCATGTTCATACAGGTGTCACCTTGTCCTCTTGTGCCATTGGGCATCATGGTTGTAACCAGCCTACTCATGGTTCTAAATAACCTTGTGTTTCTATCAATGCATCAAGGTTCAAAGCTTTTGTTTTGTCTAGAAAAAAAAAGGTGCACTTCTTTTGAAAATTCAACTTTTTTTTACCATTTGATGTACATCTTACTTGGCATAGTTAGTGTCATAGCAGTAACTTAAAACAAATATCCAGTACAATATATTATAGCTCATATCTGAAAATTGGAAGGAATCTGGTATAAAATCGCAATGTTGATTTGAAAGGAAAAGGCACAATATTTCACAATCCCAAGAGAGCTGACCAAGAAGTAATATGGTATGACAAAATACTATGGTCAAACACATCAACAAATGAGTGGTAATTACCGATATTTTGCCATGTGTTAGCAGGCATCCTAAGGGATGTCCGAGTCAAATAGCAAGCATCCTCCCATGCATATGGTGATTTCTTTACCCGGTATCTCCAAAACCAACAAACTTGCCAAATAAGCAGCTGCCAAACAAAACAAAAAAGTATACAATTAACTTCAGCATGCGTTCAGTAAATTTTCAAACCCGTGCAGCTATTTACAAAGAGTTGAAACCTTAGGTGTGCCATTTGCAATTTACTCTGTTCAAGACAGTCTACCAGAGATGAACTGACCTTGCCAATCAAGTAAGGCAGAAGTATCAATTGGACACCACAGAGATTCCACACAGAAGGTTTCTGAACTCCCTGAATTTGCAAGTCGACTTCATTTCTAAGCTCATCTTCAACCTTTCTGCATGAGCAAGAACACTATTATGGTCAGTCATAGTAAGCCTAGCCAACACAAGTGACATGCGGCAAAATGGTCAATAAGGAAATTGTATCATTAATAGTATTAAAAAAAGGAAAGCCTACTTGTAACGGAATGTATCTTTCTAACGATGTAGTTTCTGAAAGGATAAACAACCTAAAGAGGCAACAGAACCTATCAAGGTTGCTCAAACATTTCCAACAGAATGTACACAATACACTGGTCCCTAAACTTTAAGATCAAATTTGAATGTAAACTACAGATGGAACCGGGCAGTGCAAACCAAAGCAGCCTTCAAATTCTAAGATGGAAATTTCAGCCCAAAATTTAAACTTATCAGATGTCACTTACTTATCCATCTGCTTGTTACCCTTCTTTTTGCTTGAAATTCCTCCTGTTCGCTCAAACTCAAGTGCTTTCAACCTATTTCTGTAGGCAGGAGTTTGCTTCACACTTTCGATGGCCTGCAACAAATGCAGCACACTTTCAATGTGTGTTGTTGTTAACAAAAATGTAAGATATATTGTTATGCTAAAACATGTAGTCGTCTTTGTATCACATAAATGCAGAAAATAATACATAATCTTATGTTTATGCTGACATTCAATGACATAACAAAATGTTTATGTTGATCATTTGGTTCATAAACAGCCAGTCAGAACAGCAGACTAAAATCCCAcaaccttgcttttgcctttctGTTCCATATACATACCTGACTGTACGATGTCAACTGGTTTATGTATTGGAATGCTGACACAATTAAAAGAAGGCCAATCAACACAGAGCGAGTGTCCTATCACAAACAGGAGGAGAGTTAGCTGCTGTGGTACATGAATGATGCAGAGCATTGCTATTAGACATATCATAGAGAGAGAAAGCTAACCGTTTTATATCCGTAGTAAGCCCTATAGTATTGAGCAGTGTTGTAGAAGAACTGAAATGAGGTCAACAAATAGCACCCGCAGACGGAATCAGTATTTAACAGTGCTCAGTTGAAAGGAAGAGCAGACCAGGCGGCCAAAATAATGTCATTAACTTATCAGTACTGTCTAATATGGAAAACTTGTCCGGTTCTATCAAACGAGCTACTACGAATAGCCATGGTGTGGGTATCTGACGGAAAATATTTGTATAAATGCATTATTTTCAATGTTAGCCTATTATTAGTATCATGCTCACATGTGCAACTTTTGTTTCATGTGCGTTGTCTTTTTCCCATCTCAACTCTGCATAACCAAACAAGTGGACTTTCTCACAGTAAACAAGAAGGCAGAAGGTAAATTTTGCAGCCACGCAACGCACCAATAAGAATATGTAGTACCAGCTGTAATAATTATGTAGAGTACAAGATGATACAAATTGAGATAAAGCAGAGCAGGTATAGTTGGAATGATTGAGGAGCATAGCTAGCCGATTTTGAATTGGCTATATTGTAGTTATGAGGatcagtggcggagccaggattcGAGTATAGGGGGGGCCGAGTACATATATTGATCTAATCTCGTTGGCAATTACTCGTCGCTGCTACTAAATTTGTCGATCGTTGGGGGGCGCAGGCCCCTGCTCGTCCCCCCCCTGGCTCCGCCCCTGATGAGGATGATGAGTTCATAAGAATGTATGTCAAGCTGTGCAATGGCTAGTGATTAGTACCTATCTGACAGGTCCTATGTTTTTAAGGCGACGCCTTACCGCCTtagggagggggagggggggcgcTTTGGACGCCTAGGCGCCCAAAGCGGTCGATTTTCCAAAGCGGAGGGGGAGCGCTTCGACGCCTAGGCGTCGCCTTAGGAACGCTTTAAAAACAtaggtacggagggagtagtaatttTGTCCTTAGCATCCCAAGTGTACAGATAGATTATAAATACCAAATGACTAATGGCTATGAAGCCAAATCTAACAAAAAGTAACCAGACATTTAAAAAAATAAGTAGATAAACAGAAGCAACTTGGCATGCTGAAGCCAGACAAGGGAATGAAGGTTTACCTCCTCTGGATGTGCAACAGCATAGTCATACTTCTCCCTAGTTTCTTCATCTTTTAGTATCTGATACATAAAAATGTAGACACACTCAAGAACCAAACAGAAACTGGAAGTGCCATATTAGGAAAATAGCTGTCATGTTCAACAGGGCAGACGTAAACAGCAGTCAACACAACATCAATGTGCTCGGTAAATGGAACTCTTCATAAGTTTCATAGCCCAAATGATGAAATAGCTCAACCTCAGCATGCAACACCAACAATAATTCAGTGCACTGCACACTGCAAATTCCATATGGGAACTGCAAACTTCAGAGTGGAACTACCCATCAGAGGGCACAGTTGAATAAGAAAAATGTTCACAGCAAAATTTCAGTGGGCTCCAAGACTCCAACTACATGCTTGATAGCCTAAACTAGTGCACACGACCGCATCGTCGCATGCCAGGTAGCCCTTAGAGCAGCTGGCTTCACAGCGGTAAC from Triticum urartu cultivar G1812 chromosome 3, Tu2.1, whole genome shotgun sequence encodes:
- the LOC125542693 gene encoding dnaJ protein ERDJ7, with product MDRSKGRKKLEEECFSHELPSPGRPLSRPEDRSDPADRSRHSPSDGEADPPPSMAAAAPLPVLLLLVAVALLVPAADAIYCDEDDCYDLLGVKQDANASEIKKAYYKLSLKHHPDKNPDPESRALFVKVANAYEILKDEETREKYDYAVAHPEEFFYNTAQYYRAYYGYKTDTRSVLIGLLLIVSAFQYINQLTSYSQAIESVKQTPAYRNRLKALEFERTGGISSKKKGNKQMDKKVEDELRNEVDLQIQGVQKPSVWNLCGVQLILLPYLIGKLLIWQVCWFWRYRVKKSPYAWEDACYLTRTSLRMPANTWQNIDEFTKEDLVMKRLWEKANMERHIAEARRGSKQRRR